Within Agarivorans litoreus, the genomic segment TAGCAAAACGCCCAAAAAGAATGCGCCAAGCGTCATAGAAACGCCAACTTGATCAACTGCCCAGCCAGCAGTAATAACAGTAAAAAACAAAATAATGCTAAATGCTTCCATGCGTCGATGTTTTGCACAATATCCAAGCAACAAAGGCAACAGCACATGGCCAATAATAGCGATACCAGATAACACCGATAAGATCAGTAACCCGTGGTACCACCATGGTGTTGATACGGCTTCGCCCGAGAGGGGCGTAAGTAACGGGATTAGCGCCATAATAGGGATAATCCAAAGATCCTGAGACATTAGAATTGCAAACGATGCTTGTCCATGCTCTGCGGGTAGCGCCCCCTTCTCCTCCAATGTGGACATAACAATAGCTGTCGATGATAGCGCAAACCCCAAGCCTAAAACGATCGCACTTTGTAGGCTTAAGTTATGGAAATAAATGAAGTACGGCACAAAAACGGCGGCAGTTCCCAAAATTTGAGCTGAGCCCAAACCAAACATAAGTTTGCGCATTGACCATATTTTCTTTGGGCGCATCTCCAGGCCAACGATAAAGAGAAAAAGCAGTACACCAACTTCAGCTATAGCCTGTAAATTTTCAACTTTTTCTATGGCAACTGGGCCTGGGGTGTAAGGACCTAATACAACGCCTGCAACAATAAACCCTAATACTGAACCAAATCCAATTCGTTGAAAAAAGAGCACACTAACGGCGCTCACACCAAGGATAAAAATTATCACAAACAAAACGGAGGATACGTCCATACAGGGTCTCAGAGGTGATTAGCGAAGCAGCTATATTTAATGCTTTAATAAAGCAAAATCAATTACTTTAATGAAGTAAGATTGTTATCCATTTAAACTTAGTTTACAAAGTCAATGGCTGCAAGCTTCGAGTTAGGAGCAATAAAACCTTACTCCATTGTAACTTAGATGAGTTGTTCTGATAGTGTTCGGTGGCTTAATGCTTTCTAAACTGATAACGGGTGTTGCATCAAATTATCAGGTACATATCTACAGAGTATGTCTCCACTTTGATTGCTCCAACTTACGATCAAGTTCATTCAGATAAGCCAATACCATTTAAAGAAGATGAGCCCTCAATATAGTGAGGGCTTGTTGCTACAGCTTACTTAACGCTTGGCATAGGGAGGATTTCAAACAATCCGTCAAACTCATCCAAGCAGCTAACTAAAGTTTCTATCTGTTTAGCATCACCTTGTAAGGTGGCTGCGCCATCTTTTAGCAGCTTATCTAAGCTTGCGTTACCCAGTACTATTTGCGTGAGGTCGTTTTTGCTCATGGATAAAGCCACATCGGTTTTAGGCAAACTGTCGACCTGAATGTTAGCCATGTTGGCATTAGACACCTCACCGTAATAGTGTTCATCCAATTCTGGGTGGGACACGCTAAAGCTAAAGTTTAGGTTAGCTTGCTCCACTTTTTCGGCATTCAGCTTCACCGCGACAAAATCGAGGAACATTCCGGTTGGCGTATTGGCAATTACGTCGGCAGATGCAGGCTTGATTGAAGGCTGGATTGCTCCAGTACGCAGCTCAACAGCCCCCTGTAAGTAAGAGTTACGCCAAGCCATGGTTTCTGATTGATAACCTTGCTGCTCAAAACTGTCTGCGAGGGCAAAACGGTAATCTCTATTGTCTGGGTCACACTGTACCAAATCGTTGAACAACTGAGCCGCGTGCTGGTAGTCCCCCTTCTCAAAGTGTCCCTTACCAGCTTGGAATAACACATCTGCTCCTGCTGCTTCCACATATACACAAGACTTATCTTTAGTTTTCAGTGGATTAGTATTTACTGGATTCAGGTCATGGTAACCCAAATATAGGTTTACCACCGCTCGAGCATTATGACTATAAGAACCATGGTAGCCATTAGTATGCCAAGTATCTTTTTGTGCTTGCGGTACAATTTTCTCAATTTCACGGCCAACATCATGAATGGTGACACCGTGATTAGCTAAACGCATTGACTGGTTGTGAATAAAGCCATAGTTATCTCTTTGTAAAGTCATGTACTCAGAGATTTCGTTTTGCTCGGTATTAGCCTCATTCCACACAGGTGCAGAGTGGGCCGCATGAATGTTATCCACTAAACCACTATCAACAAAACGTAGCTTCAATTCGGTCAGATACTTAGTCCAAATCAGCGAGTCGCGTACTTTTGCACCGCGGAAGGTGTAGATATTATGCATGCCGTCATAGGTTAATTCAGCGGTGTTCAATGAGCGGTACTTAGGAACATAAAGCACCATTTCTGCAGGCGCTTCTGCTCCAGGCATATTAATGGCAAGGAAAGAAAGGCCATCAATTACTAACTCTTTTTCACGAGATTGAATTTCATGAGTAGGTGCCACTAAGGTCACCTCGCCACGAGAAACCCCTAGGCCAAGGGCGTTATCTACAATGCCCTTGGTATTGTTATCTAAGGTAGTACCGTATTGATAATTGGCTCGACGCCCCATTGCTGTTCCAGCAATTACATTTTCGTCGGCAAGTTCTTTGATGAAGTCTTTAGGTGCGTAAATGGGGGCATTTTCAAGCATATCCCCTGAATCCAAAATACCACGTGAGCCGCCAAAATGATCAGCATGCATATGTGAGTAAATCATCCCTGTAATGGTATGAGTACCATTTATTTTGGGTAGATGTAGTTTGGCAAATTCCCAGGATGCAGCCGCTGCTTCACGCGACAACAATGGGTCGTGAATAACATAGCCGTTATCACTACGATAAATGGTCATATTAGAGAGATCGGCACCACGGATCTGATATACACCATCAGTCACCTGATACAAACCACCAGCGGCATAGTTAAGCATGCCTTGGCGCCAAATAGAGGGATTGACCGTTTCTGGTATTTGCTCAGGGCTCATGCTCTGCATATAACTAAAACGTTGCTTCAGTTCACCGGCCTGATGGTTGCCAAATTCTGCAATAAGACCCCGTTGGGTGCGTAAAAATGCGCTGTTGTCTATCCACGGTAATTGCTTAGCAAGCTCAGCATTAGCGCGTTTTGTATGTTCTGAGGCAGGTTTACCTTGGTAGTTTTCTAAGCTGGCATAATCTGCAGATACACCAAAGGAAATCATTAAAGCCAGACTTAAGGTCGAAGCTACAAAACGAATATTCATGAGCTATTTCTCTATCTATTGTCTTTATATGCCCTAAATTTAAATGATTGACACATACCAATACATAGATGAGTATTTATTTAATACATAACATTTCATTATGTTTAGTCGAGAACACAACACTATGGACAAAGAGATCGACCTAAACCTGCTAAAAGTATTTATGGCGGTATATCGCCACCGCTCAATTACACTTGCAGCCGAGGCCATGCAGCTAACCCAACCCGGCGTGAGTGGCATTCTTAAAAGGCTTCAAGAGCAACTTGGTGTGAAGCTGTTTACTCGAGATGGCAGAGGGATAGCGCCCACCCACCACGCGCGCGAGCTAGCCAGAAAAATTGAACCCGCGCTCAATCAGATCCACAATGCAATAGAAAGCCTAGAAGCATTTAATACGCAAACTTACCGCAAGTTCGTGGTGCATACACCAGAGCCTTTAATGCTAACTCTGCTGCCTAAATTAGAACAAGACGACACTCTTGGTAACATCGAGGTGGAGCTGCATCCAACCCTTTATAACATCGAACAGCAGCTTAACCTTTTAAACCAACAACAAGCTGATCTGGTGATTGAATTCACCCACCATTCTGCTGCATCCTTCTTTTCGGAAACACTATTCAGTGACCAAATCTGCGTTATTGCGCGTAAAATGCACCCCCGCATTAAGGGCTCGTTAAGTGTTGACAACTATTACCAAGAGAAGCACATCACCCTAAAACTAAGACGGGAAGATGCCTACCTTGCAGACTACTTCACCGAAGAACTTCTTGCAGAGCGAAAAGTCGCCGCAGAATGTGACTCAATGATGGTACAAATGTCTATGGTAGCCAACTCCGATTGCCTTGCTGTAGTCTCCAAAGCGCTGGCCGAACAGTTTGCCAAGAGCTTAGGCCTACAAGTCCTTTCTTCCCCTTTTACAACCATTCCAATCAGCTATCGCATAATGGTACATATCCGAGAGAAAAACAGTCCAGCCAATCAGTGGTTAAGGGAGAAGTTAAAACAGTATTTTCAATAAGCGAGCGGTTCATTCGGCGGTGTTTTTCTCGTCAGCTTTCTTTACAAACAGCATTTAATATCAATTAAATCAATAAAAAAGGTCAGGCTAGCTATAGAGTTGCGAGTTTGGTACAGTAATTGCCTGTGACTGGTCGAACCATTTATATCAAGGAAGATTGTTTTGAACCGCAAGCATGTATTAATCGCCGTTGTAGGCTTACTCACCACTTTTGTTAGCCAAGCTAGTGTGATTACTTTTGATGAACTGGCCAATGGTGAAATTGTTAATGGTCAATACCAGTTAAGTCATGGCGTTAGCATAGATGGTACCAATGTACGTTTAGGTCAAAACAACTTAGCCGTCGCTTTTGATACCAGCCTTATCAATACTCAAGACCCAGATTTAGAGTCGCCTTTTAGCAATATTAACCAACCCAATTTAGGTATTGCTAACCCTGGCAATGTACTGATTATTCATGAGAACCCTAACTCGTGTAATGGCCTTATTTGTAACAACCCAGATGACGAAGGGCGTCGTCCTGCAGGTTACTTCACCATTAACTTCTCAACTTCGGTATACCTAGAAAGTATCGACTTTTTTGACATTGAGCTGGCAGAGAATGGCTACACAGCACAAAATGCCATTCACTTGTTTGATGCGCAAAACAATGAAATTTTCCCAACTAATTTCTACACTCCGCATACCGGCGGCGACAATACTTGGGATCGCTTGGATTTTGCAGTAGCCGAGGTAGCCTCAATGCGTATTCACTTAAACGGCTCTGGCGCTATCGATAACATTCGCTTCTCGGTTCCCGAGCCTGGCAGCATTGCCCTATTTGCACTAGCCTGTTTTGGCTTGGTGGCAAGACGCTTTAAATAAAATCAAAAACGCCGCTTACTCTAAGCGGCGTTTTGTTTTTAGTCAGTATCTGGCCACTCATCGGCTTCAACGATCCCAGT encodes:
- a CDS encoding alkyl/aryl-sulfatase, producing the protein MNIRFVASTLSLALMISFGVSADYASLENYQGKPASEHTKRANAELAKQLPWIDNSAFLRTQRGLIAEFGNHQAGELKQRFSYMQSMSPEQIPETVNPSIWRQGMLNYAAGGLYQVTDGVYQIRGADLSNMTIYRSDNGYVIHDPLLSREAAAASWEFAKLHLPKINGTHTITGMIYSHMHADHFGGSRGILDSGDMLENAPIYAPKDFIKELADENVIAGTAMGRRANYQYGTTLDNNTKGIVDNALGLGVSRGEVTLVAPTHEIQSREKELVIDGLSFLAINMPGAEAPAEMVLYVPKYRSLNTAELTYDGMHNIYTFRGAKVRDSLIWTKYLTELKLRFVDSGLVDNIHAAHSAPVWNEANTEQNEISEYMTLQRDNYGFIHNQSMRLANHGVTIHDVGREIEKIVPQAQKDTWHTNGYHGSYSHNARAVVNLYLGYHDLNPVNTNPLKTKDKSCVYVEAAGADVLFQAGKGHFEKGDYQHAAQLFNDLVQCDPDNRDYRFALADSFEQQGYQSETMAWRNSYLQGAVELRTGAIQPSIKPASADVIANTPTGMFLDFVAVKLNAEKVEQANLNFSFSVSHPELDEHYYGEVSNANMANIQVDSLPKTDVALSMSKNDLTQIVLGNASLDKLLKDGAATLQGDAKQIETLVSCLDEFDGLFEILPMPSVK
- a CDS encoding LysR family transcriptional regulator, producing MFSREHNTMDKEIDLNLLKVFMAVYRHRSITLAAEAMQLTQPGVSGILKRLQEQLGVKLFTRDGRGIAPTHHARELARKIEPALNQIHNAIESLEAFNTQTYRKFVVHTPEPLMLTLLPKLEQDDTLGNIEVELHPTLYNIEQQLNLLNQQQADLVIEFTHHSAASFFSETLFSDQICVIARKMHPRIKGSLSVDNYYQEKHITLKLRREDAYLADYFTEELLAERKVAAECDSMMVQMSMVANSDCLAVVSKALAEQFAKSLGLQVLSSPFTTIPISYRIMVHIREKNSPANQWLREKLKQYFQ
- a CDS encoding PEP-CTERM sorting domain-containing protein gives rise to the protein MNRKHVLIAVVGLLTTFVSQASVITFDELANGEIVNGQYQLSHGVSIDGTNVRLGQNNLAVAFDTSLINTQDPDLESPFSNINQPNLGIANPGNVLIIHENPNSCNGLICNNPDDEGRRPAGYFTINFSTSVYLESIDFFDIELAENGYTAQNAIHLFDAQNNEIFPTNFYTPHTGGDNTWDRLDFAVAEVASMRIHLNGSGAIDNIRFSVPEPGSIALFALACFGLVARRFK